A region of the Zingiber officinale cultivar Zhangliang unplaced genomic scaffold, Zo_v1.1 ctg219, whole genome shotgun sequence genome:
TTCCTCGAGGGCGGCGAAGCGACGCCGCCATCTTCCGTCTCGTCGAACTTTCGCTTGTTATCGGGTCGAGAAGAGTAGTGAAAGTCGTCCGCCATAACAACAGATAACGCCGGAAGCGATGACGGTAAGCTCTTCGGGAAGAATGAGGTGCCGCTGGGTGGTATGAAACCCTAATCAGGGGAGCTGCGAGCCTGCGACGCCTGTATTTATATAGCGGCCTCCAGCTAGGGGAACGCAAGGATTAGTGGCGGGACCCACGAGCGAACCGAACCATAGGATTCCCAGATTTTATCTGTTTCAATTGATTATTATAAACAAAAGAATCGcaactaaaataaaattaatttaattaattgtttaaacTATAATATATGTTTTCTTCAAGAGATAAACCGACTGGTCTGATTCACATGTCTCCCAGGGTCCCTTCACATGATTCCTCTGCTTCACTTCCACCTTTCTCCTTTGACATTTCATTGCTCCACCAACAGGGACCGTGCATattaaacaagaaaaagaaaagagaagaagaagaagaaaatatatTGATTCATCACCCGCGAGTTTGGAAAATCTAGTGCAACATTAATTAGATCGACATGTATAAATAATGTAAGTGGTACAGGgagtattataaaaaaaaataatcacagCAGGGGGCAGAATGAAATTGTCTATATACTTAAGGGGGGCGCTGCCATGGCGACGGCGGCGAGCTTTTGGAGGTTGAGCTTGACGACGGTGTCGGTGAACATCTTGGTGTCCTCGTCGGAGTTTCCGTCGGGGATGTCGACAACGTAGGACTCGAGGACGACGGAGTAGGCCTTGGCGTGGTCGTCGGGATCGAAGAACTCGGTGACGGAGGTGACGGAGCAGTAGTTATTGAGCCGGTGCTCGCCGCCGATGACGCGGAAGCTGAGGATGTGGCGGTCGTCGTCGAGGATCTCGAGGCGCTCGACGCTGGTGGAGGCCGGGAGGCCCGAGACGACGGTGACCTCGCGGACGCTGCCGATGGAGTCGCCGTCGCCGGAAACCAGGCGGCAGCTCTTGACGAAGTGCTTGTAGCGCTGCGGGCGGGCGAAGCAGCGGACCACCGGCCACACGGCGCGAAGCGGCGCCTCGATGCGCTGCGTGATCAGGGAGGTGCACGTGCCTGCCGCGCGCGGGAACGTGTGGTGCGCGCGGATCAGCGGCTCTAGCGCCGACAGCTCCGTCTCGCTGAGGCCCTGCGGCGGCGCAGCCGGCGGTGTCTGGTGGAGGTGGCGGTGAGGTGGTGGCGGAGGCTCCATGTCCATGAGATGTCGAGAGATGGTCGATGGATCCTCCCGGTTCCCTGTTTCCTAGCTGATTAAAGAAATGGGCTACCTTCTAGCtatcttttataaaaaaatccttca
Encoded here:
- the LOC122036818 gene encoding abscisic acid receptor PYL2-like — translated: MDMEPPPPPHRHLHQTPPAAPPQGLSETELSALEPLIRAHHTFPRAAGTCTSLITQRIEAPLRAVWPVVRCFARPQRYKHFVKSCRLVSGDGDSIGSVREVTVVSGLPASTSVERLEILDDDRHILSFRVIGGEHRLNNYCSVTSVTEFFDPDDHAKAYSVVLESYVVDIPDGNSDEDTKMFTDTVVKLNLQKLAAVAMAAPPLSI